The DNA segment ttattttacatttgagcaaaacaaaacaaaaattgtttcaCTAAATTCATACAAACTGCTTATTGTGGTAGTATAAAATCTGAACATTAAtcagaaaaaatgtttcaaacagaTATAGGTGTGTCAGAGTTCTGTGCTCATGGTTCCAGTCAACATGTAGTTAAATATGATCATATGAATAATAAAGCACTCAATATTAacacaagagcactgcaatgcggagcaatatatgcccaaaggtatgacatttgacccctaagtgtgaccttaaccttgttTCTAGCCATCCAACACATACACTCTGCATATCGTCTCAATGtgctgaacatttgtgtcaaatttcttcgaaatccttcaaggggttcaagagttacagagcgatgacctttgacccctaactgtgaccttgaccttgaagtgagacatccagaACACATGCTCTGCCattgtctcaatgtggtgaacatttgtgccaagtttctttgcaatccttcaagcagttcaagagttatagagtggacacaaaacacATTCAtatgaccattgacccctaagtgtgaccttgaccttgaagcaagccatccagaacatacgctctgcatgttgtcttgatgtggtaaacatttgtgtcaaatttctttgaaatccttcaaggggtcaaaagttacagagcggacacaaaacacaatcacatgacctttgacccctaagtgtgaccttgaagcaagccatccaaaacaagtgctctgcacgtcgtcccaatgtggtgaacatttagttgtttctttgaaatccttcaaggggtcaagagttacagagcggacacgaaacacactcacaTCATCTTTGaccccccaagtgtgaccttgaagcaagccatccaaaacatgtgctctgcacgtcgtctcaatgtggtgaacatttggttgtttcttttaaatccttGAAGGGTGTTCATGAGTTACAGAGCcgacatgaaattgctaatggacagacggatggacagacggacaccggggtaCAACATAATACGTCCCATCAGGCATATAATAAAGCAGTCTGTTATTAACCTTAAGaatgctggtggcaagtgattctgcctttgcaatcagtgcagACCTGAAAATCAGtctgcacagatatgcaggcagatcctggtctgcactgttcgctattcagtcaggaaattttcactgaacaccccttcgaaCAATAAAttgtactgcccaaactgaatgataaactagagatgcttttgagaaaagcacatatctcccacaactgcctaatcatctatatagtaagtcagtctttatatattgtttacttAAAGCACATGTGCATGCGTGTTTTTGACACTAAAAGGACCCCTAtgctacttttaaaagtagtataggcaCCGGTTTGAGGTCAAAAGTGCGTAAGAAATCAGAGTgctttttggtaattcaagggccataattccgaagtgcctggaccgatctggctagttatcgaacttgcctGAGCATttattagcaaacacattttgttcaagtttggtgaaaatcggatgagaaatgttcgacttagagtgcagataagctttgtgacagacacacagacatacacacacacagactggattaaatcaatatgtctcccacaccactgtgtggtgggagacacaagtccattttagaaatttagcaaggttaAGGTTAAAATACATCTTCCACACCGGGCAGTTAAAAATTGAGCCAAGTACGAAACCCTCTGCTTAAAATATGCATAACTACATGGTAAGTGGCTGGTAAATGACACCACTTCTTCTCTTGTCTAACAAAGCAAAGTAATGGATACAAAAATTCACTGGATGACAAATATCTCCTTGACAACCAATATAATGGTAGTGTGTcctattgaaaacattttgtgcTTGCAATTTCTGTGACTTACCTCCTTTGCTGCTGGTGATTTCATCTTGTCTTCATCCAAAATTTCCACATTGAAGTCTGGGAACTCCTGTCTGAATAATGTGTAGATTTCGTCATCTAACTGGGTCAACTTAAGATACCGAGGGTCTACTGAACTTATcaactaaaacaaaataatttattaatataattttataaaatggaaATCTAAACCTAGAATTAACAACAGTGACTAAATgtgattttttgatttttgtttgtttgtttggttttaattCAATAACACTGAAATTATAAGTTTCGTTTTACGATGATTTTTGAGAGCACTCCATGTGCCCCTCCAGATCCTTCCTCAGATGCAAGCAGGTTTAGTGGTAGAACCACAAATATTTGCCTAATTATCTTGATACATTCCTTATATGAAAAAACTTCAATTTCAAACAATGGTTTTAAACCCATAGCAGTAAAAGGCAAATGATCTGAGGTCTATTATGTGACTACACCAGATGATTTAAGACGAGAAAATGATGCGGCCACAATTCTCAGCAAGAAAAGTTCAAAAACATTTCTTCCATGAAACGAAGTTTCCGCCATTAGTCAGTAAGCCAACACTGACTTCAAGAGTTTCCCTGCAGGTCAAAGATACATCTCCTGTAGATTGTATCAAGTGAATGCAGTTTTATCTTGACCAGGCTGAATTCATTAACAAATGCAGTTAATATATACATAACGTACTACCACTATGTAGCATGTTTCCAGCAGTGCTTCAAGGTGAAAATATAACCTTATAAAATTTATGTCTTTTTAGTTAATATCTTCCATCAAATTTGTAAGAGCAAAAATATTAACGCAAATATTTCCTAATTACttacattaaaatatgtttcgGCGTGATGGTATGCTTTGACAGCCCACTGGAACTCTACATCTTGCTGGAAATACAGAGCattgtttttcaatttatattcttaaacagtttgtttgttttgggtttaacgccgtatttcaacagtatttcagtcatataacggcggattgttaacctaaccagtgttcctggattctgtaccagtacaaacctgttctccgcaagtaactgccaacttccccacatgaattatcagaggtggaggactaatgatttcagacacaatgtcgtttatcaaatagtcacagagaacatacgccccgcccgaggatcaaactcgcaaccccgcgatccgtagaccaacgctcttacttactgagctaagcgggcgggctcatatTCTTTTAAAGAGACTGATACACAAAGACTGCAAATATTAAGGTTCTTCTGTAATTCCAGAATATAGGACAAGATCTTGTTTCCCCAATTTGACCAGAGCAGACACTACCACCCAGTtcaatagctctacttattcaacagtcaagctaaaaactaatTCCTTTGCAAAGCAACAATTATTTTACAGCATTTTCTGCTTTTTAATATGTTTCTTTACCTcttctacaaaaatattataatgcCACACCAAACTACCAAAAGTTACCAGTATACCCATTTACAGTATACTGTAGTGTAGAAGCTATATTTTAGTAGTGTTGCAGACCATCATAATAATCAGACAATTAGAAAATCCTTAAATCCATGCAAGGTGCTTAACATAGATCAAAACTTGcttataatttcttttaaatcaagaCTAGCGAAAAATACTGCACCCCATATTTTCTAAATCTGAGTAGCAGACTTATAAAACTTACTTTGTTTTCATATTTGCCAGCGTCAGCCTGAAGAGCACCACCTATAGAAGACACTTCCGAGGCATTAAATGAACTCAAAGATGCCATTCTGAAATAAGCAAGAACAATAATTACTGTTTTACAGTTAACATTAGGTCATTAACATTGTGAATAATACAAACAGTAATTTTAGCTGTTAAAAcagaaaactagaatgtgtctgtaggacacagggtgtgcccccgcccccactggtacattcgtcacaaataaggggcaataattcaaatgtttgcagttttaagggggcatagcctcaacaaacattttatataaaggattcattactCTAGGTTATACttcttgagctatgagcatcacaaacaaaactaggatgtgtctgtaggacacagggtgtggccctcactggtacatttgtcacaaataaggggcaataattcaaatgtctaCAGTCTTAATGGGgcatagcctcaacaaacattttatgaaaaggattcattattatagggcatatactttttgagctatgagcatcacaaacaaaaaatccactattttggctatttcatgggccataactctgtaataagcgataagattctcaagaaaaatgccaagtgtgcaagatcACATCATGATatagactcaagcaaggtttcatgaatttacatctatactttttgagctaggcacatgattaggtgaaaatgtgcatttttgactatttcaggggccataactttaacaagagatcacagagtgatcttggcgcccaccaatgtgccatttttgagtgttccaaatttcaagacttactgactagctcaaggtcaaatttcatttccgtacacaacacaaatctatgcaagtggtccaaatttgaaggctgtagcttgagaaatgtaaaagtaggtcactaggtcaaaatcaaggtcaaattttacttcggaatacaaaactatgcatgtggtccaaatttgaagcctgtaccttcaaaaatgtgaaagtaggtcactaggtcaatgtaaaggtcaaagtttgtttcggtacacaaaactatgcatgtggtccaaatctgaaggctgtagcttgagaaatttaaaagtaggtcactaggtcaaaatcaaggtcaaattttatttcggaatacaaaactatgcatgtggtccaaatttgaagcctgtaccttaaaaatgtgaaagtaggtcactaggtcaatgtaaaggtcaaaggtcatttcagtacacaaaactatgcaagtggtccaaatctgaaggctgtagcttgagaaatgtaaaagtaggtcactaggtcaaaatcaaggtcaaattttatttcagaatacaaaactatgcatgtggtccaaatttgaagcctgtaccttcaaaaatgtgaaagtaggtcactaggtcaatgtcaaggtcaaagtttttttcggtacacaaaactatgcatgtagtccaaatttgaaggctgtagcttgagaaatgtgaaagtaggtcactaggtcaaaatcaatgtcaaatttcattttgaaacaggaaactatacatatggtccaaatttgatgcctgtaccttcaaaaatgtgaaagtaggtcactaggtcaaaataaaggtcaaagttttttccagtgcacaaaattatgcatgtggtccaaatttgaaggctgtagctacagaaatgtgaaagtaggtcactaggtcaaaatcaaggtcaactcatgtcaaggttcatcttgccactcaaaaatatacatgtggtccaagtttgaatgttgtagttactgacaagaacattttaaaagcttttccctatataagtctatatgaaccatgtgacccccggggcggggccatattgaaccctaggaggataatttgaacaaacttggtagagaaccactagatgatgctacattacgagtatcaaagccctaggctttgtgatttggacaagaagattttcaaagtttttccctatataagtctatgtaaaccatatgacccccagggcggggccatatttgaccctaggggtataatttgaacaatcttagttgaagaccactagatgatgtcacatacaaaatatcaaagccctaggccctgtggttttggacaagaggttattcaaagtttttccctatataagtctatataaaccatgtgacccccagggcggggccatatttgaccccagagaaataatttgaatcatcttggtagaggaccactagatgatgcttcataccaaatatcaaagccctaggctctgtggttttggacaagaaggttttcaaagtttttccctatataaatctatataaattatagaaataaacaaagggccataactcactcataaattgttgaaccagtctgattttcagggggacacaactagggtaccaatacatcattctgacaaagtttggtcaaaatccccccagtagtttctgaggagatgcgataacgagaaattgttaacggacggacggacggacggacggacggacggaatgacggacggacggaccacggacgcagagtgattttaatagcccaccatcatcatgatggtgggctaaaaatagggggtggagccagccaaaaaataaaaggtgcacaagtttataccatgttaaagactcatgcaagttttcatccatttatataatatactttttgagctaggtgcatcacaaggtggaactctggaaatagggggcggacctagatgaaaaataggaggtgtgcaagttcatatctgatgattaagattcatgcaaggtttcatgaatctatatcaaatactttttgagctaggcatgtcacaaggtgaaaatgtgcatttctgactatttcaagggccataactctggaaattgggggcggagccagacgaaaaatagaaggtgcgtaagttcatatcacgataacGACTCATAcgaggtttcatcaatttacattaaatgctttttgagctaaccgcgtcacgaacttcggacggatgcacggacaagaccaaatctatattatgcccccaccactcatgggggggcacaaagaTCACTACTGTTAATACTGGATAaaattaaaggtggtcaatcacagtTAACCAACATTTTATGGCATTTTTCACTGTTCATATAATtgttagatatttatttaaattttaggGAACAAAGAGACCCCTGATATAGAATTAGATCACTATTacaaatgtatgatttattattttacttataaaatcCTGTAATTACCACCACTTCCATTTCTAATATGAAAGTATTCAAATAAGCTGGGCAATATAAGCCGGAAGGGTTAATCAGAGGAAGACAGAAGCGAAATTGAaggaaaaagcaaaatttaaaattttttgttttggtgGGAGGTGTCAGACTTGCGGGGTAAGCAGGGTGTGTGTGCAGTGGTGGTGACAGTATACTCAAGGGAAAGAAAAGtaaatgaatttcttttcttttcttttttttttggtgaggTTGTGGGGGGAGGTTGGGGCTGTAATATAGATTGTTgcagtcttccaagtttcaagtcaatacactaaatagttttttttcaagttatgctccagacatgaAATGCCATGAGCTGATCTGACAAGTTTCTGTgcccttgatctttgacctaccaccctgatTCATGCACTCTTCACATTGTCTTATCACCACCTTACTACAtctcaagtttgaagtcaataccttgaatggttatttagttatgctctggacatgaaatatgacgggcagatttgaccttgctgaccttgaccttccacCTTGGTTCATGCACAGCATGATAACTGTTGCTGTCCCGccagagggatgacaactataaacaagaggaccatgatggtcctgaatcgctcacctcttcccacatgacccag comes from the Mercenaria mercenaria strain notata chromosome 9, MADL_Memer_1, whole genome shotgun sequence genome and includes:
- the LOC123546802 gene encoding protein PBDC1-like, with the protein product MASLSSFNASEVSSIGGALQADAGKYENKQDVEFQWAVKAYHHAETYFNLISSVDPRYLKLTQLDDEIYTLFRQEFPDFNVEILDEDKMKSPAAKEKWRGFCNKFQNRVEDFNMGTLIRKNSHEEFSESNSTLVVRIQFLAIEIARNREGFNDGLNKKTKETS